TCTGAATTTGACCGGTATGTCAGCAAAAAGTTCATCTACCGAGCCCAGACCCAGAAAACTGAGCATTTCCTGATTTTCCTTGGGATCCATCGGTGACGGTCTAAAGTCGACTATGACTTAATCTTTCCTGAGCGCATTATCGGCCATCTGCGTCAATTATGACGGCTGCCTCTCTTTCTATGAGTATCTTCGCATAACGTTCCGGCAGATTTGCAACGTCTCCACGAGAAGCCCTGATGCTGCCGAATTCCGTTGTGAATTCCGGTATATCGGAAACAAACCTTATAAGGAGCATTTTGTTCCCGCCCAGCGTATCCTCTGATGATGCAGTACGCGGATGCTCCTCACTGACATGCACTGAATCGCCGTCTGTTCGCTGCACCTCTTTTCCTGCCTGCCCGGCCGCCGCTTCTTCAGCGGCGCGGGCAGGATGGACAGTTTCATCCGGACTTCTCATCGCAGTGTCCTCATGCGCCCTGACCAGTTTTCTGGCCGAGGTGAAAAATTCCCTCTCCTCGTCTGCCAGCCCCCGGATCTCGTAATCCTCCTGCTTCCTCTGACTCACTGCAAGGAGCAGCAGCTTGCGCGTCCTGAATTCCCATATGTGGCGAAGGAGCTTCACCGTTTCTCTAATCTGGGCAGATGCGGTGACGGCGTACTCTGTGCCTGGTGCAGATTTGCTCTCAGTCCTCAGTTCCTCGATGTAAGCCCTCGCCTTTGCGTAGAAATCAGGCGGTATTTCTGCAAGGGGCTCCTTCCGTTCGTTTCTGTAGATCTTTGTGATTTCGCTGTAATTGACCCGGTATTCGTCGGAGACCATCGTTAAATGATACGAGCGACATTATAAGAAACCTTTTTTTATTCATGCTGTGATAGGACTTCAAAACGGCCGCTTCCATGAACTCTTCCGTTAAAATGCTCGAAAAGATGGAAAAGCTGATTGACGAGCTATCGGAACTCAATACACAGTTTCCAATAGTAGTTGAAGGCATCAACGACAGGAAGGCTATGAGAAAACTCGGCATAGGAGGGGAAATTTTTGTTCTCAACGGCCGGCATACGCTGTTCGAAATGTGCGAAGAAATGAGCAGAAGCTACAGAAAAGTCATAATAATGACCGACTGGGACAGGAAAGGGGGGCAGCTGTGCCGGGCGCTTTCAAACGGCTTCATTTCCAACGGTGTAAAAACGGTAGAGCATCTAAGGGCGCAGATCGCTTCCCTGAGCGTAGGGGAGTCCAAGGATGTTGAGGGCCTGCCGTCGTTTTACGAACGGCTGCGCAAACGAGCGCTCAGGTAACTCGTGTCGCCCTTTCGGCATTGTGCGAAACACATCCGTTGCACTGAATTTCGAATCATTCATCAGATGCATACAGCGTCTCTCCCCTCTCAAGCCTTGTTGCAATGCTGAATGTCTGCAGATCGGCTCTGTCTGTGGGTGAATGGGCTGCCACATACCGGGCTGCGGCGATCGCAACCAGTCTTGCGGATTCCGCAGACAGTTTTCCCCGCCTGACAATATTCATGCAGGCATCAATCAGCTGGTATGTGTGGAATTCCGCATCCTCCCGCAGAACACATTTTGCAAGCAGTTTCATCAGACCCAAAATTTCGCCTCCGCGGGCAAGATATGTGTTCACCAGATCCTTTGCCCTTCCCACGTCCTTCGCGTTCATGGATTTTTCAAGTTCGTCAAGCGGCGACTGGAC
The genomic region above belongs to Candidatus Sysuiplasma jiujiangense and contains:
- a CDS encoding DNA replication complex GINS family protein, which produces MVSDEYRVNYSEITKIYRNERKEPLAEIPPDFYAKARAYIEELRTESKSAPGTEYAVTASAQIRETVKLLRHIWEFRTRKLLLLAVSQRKQEDYEIRGLADEEREFFTSARKLVRAHEDTAMRSPDETVHPARAAEEAAAGQAGKEVQRTDGDSVHVSEEHPRTASSEDTLGGNKMLLIRFVSDIPEFTTEFGSIRASRGDVANLPERYAKILIEREAAVIIDADGR
- a CDS encoding DNA primase, giving the protein MNSSVKMLEKMEKLIDELSELNTQFPIVVEGINDRKAMRKLGIGGEIFVLNGRHTLFEMCEEMSRSYRKVIIMTDWDRKGGQLCRALSNGFISNGVKTVEHLRAQIASLSVGESKDVEGLPSFYERLRKRALR